A portion of the Leptospira broomii serovar Hurstbridge str. 5399 genome contains these proteins:
- a CDS encoding C45 family autoproteolytic acyltransferase/hydolase has translation MNQQQTHPLAVLQLKGTQEEMGRQFGEIMNVIGQFEPIFDFYPAIAQNLLLGSMPRRSRNALAKGVTSFFIKVLQGKMRKHRPSEFSKRTLAALAAAGQSSRIERELFTMDAFQNSVGLLGKIQILPELGHITGWGNAQLVPACTSVAVWGDQSRDGNLYHARNFDFPGVDVWDLRPIIVFCTPKNGLRYGYIACRGADVPGITAFNEAGLTIAFHTRFHRKIGFGGLGVIDFGHKIISEAKTIDDAARIARSHKINSTWGAIVTNYSEKGPKAAVIETNYEDVDITYSNLGAESFVNTNHYLSSKLQHGELLAAPVFYHHSQSRYIRAQQLLDEQRTKGTSIIDLQNLLNDSIDPTSGAQRVMGSTIRQITSVKSVIMSPEAKKIHISVGAAPTGSGPYLEIPISWDSPGHKIIDLPQKVQSKNGKSDSSEQAIAVKHYKNAMLLNDKATFSDLDKVIGELQLAGRYSVNDPSLLFLEALLHLEKDQFRQGAQLLEEAAELESSTFRKRQAELWLARTYSASGKEKRSEHFYRKIQKGNDSTENFVWKKKAFTDNGSYSARKLRKVSPNFLLVDANEL, from the coding sequence ATGAATCAGCAGCAGACGCACCCACTGGCAGTTTTACAGCTCAAAGGAACCCAAGAGGAAATGGGCCGACAGTTCGGCGAAATCATGAACGTTATAGGTCAGTTCGAACCGATCTTCGATTTCTATCCGGCCATTGCTCAAAATTTGCTCTTAGGCAGTATGCCTAGGAGAAGTCGGAATGCCTTGGCGAAGGGAGTCACCTCGTTTTTCATAAAAGTACTGCAAGGCAAAATGAGGAAACATAGACCCTCAGAATTCTCTAAACGGACCCTTGCAGCATTGGCGGCAGCCGGGCAATCTTCCCGAATTGAAAGAGAACTATTTACCATGGACGCGTTTCAAAATTCCGTGGGTCTCTTGGGGAAAATTCAAATTCTTCCCGAACTAGGTCATATCACCGGTTGGGGAAACGCACAGTTGGTTCCTGCGTGTACGAGTGTTGCTGTTTGGGGGGACCAGAGCCGGGATGGAAATTTATACCATGCGCGAAACTTCGATTTTCCGGGAGTCGATGTTTGGGATCTAAGACCGATCATCGTATTTTGCACACCGAAAAACGGTTTGCGCTACGGTTATATCGCATGTCGAGGCGCGGATGTTCCGGGTATCACCGCGTTCAACGAAGCCGGTTTAACGATTGCGTTTCATACTCGATTCCATAGAAAAATCGGTTTCGGGGGATTAGGGGTAATCGACTTCGGTCATAAAATTATTTCAGAGGCCAAAACGATAGACGACGCTGCAAGAATAGCAAGATCCCATAAAATCAATTCAACTTGGGGAGCAATAGTTACGAATTATTCGGAAAAAGGACCTAAGGCCGCCGTGATAGAAACTAACTATGAAGACGTGGATATCACTTATTCCAATCTAGGAGCCGAGAGTTTTGTGAATACGAATCACTACCTAAGCTCGAAATTACAACACGGAGAATTGCTGGCGGCTCCCGTTTTTTACCATCACAGTCAAAGTAGATATATTCGCGCACAACAACTATTGGACGAGCAAAGGACAAAAGGTACAAGCATAATCGATCTACAGAATTTGTTAAACGACTCAATCGATCCGACGAGCGGCGCTCAAAGGGTAATGGGTTCGACTATTAGACAAATTACTTCGGTAAAATCGGTTATCATGAGTCCGGAGGCAAAAAAAATCCATATTTCGGTGGGAGCCGCTCCGACCGGCAGCGGCCCATATCTTGAAATTCCGATCAGTTGGGACTCCCCCGGTCATAAAATTATCGATCTCCCTCAAAAAGTACAATCTAAGAACGGTAAATCCGACAGTTCGGAACAAGCAATTGCAGTGAAACATTATAAAAATGCAATGTTACTGAATGACAAGGCGACTTTCTCAGACCTGGACAAAGTAATCGGGGAACTCCAATTGGCAGGTCGATACTCGGTAAATGATCCTTCTCTCTTGTTTTTGGAGGCGTTACTGCATTTGGAAAAAGATCAGTTTAGACAAGGTGCGCAACTTTTGGAAGAAGCAGCCGAATTGGAATCGTCTACTTTTCGTAAACGGCAGGCGGAGCTTTGGCTTGCAAGGACCTATTCAGCTTCGGGGAAAGAAAAGCGGTCGGAGCATTTCTATCGTAAGATTCAGAAAGGAAACGACTCGACTGAGAATTTCGTCTGGAAAAAAAAGGCCTTCACCGACAATGGAAGCTACTCCGCACGAAAGCTTAGAAAAGTTTCTCCTAATTTTCTTTTAGTGGATGCCAACGAACTTTGA
- a CDS encoding SDR family NAD(P)-dependent oxidoreductase, producing MNQSPFQGKKIFIAGGSAGIGKGLAKSFAKLGASVMIGARGESALLKTLEELKDSGSSSAIFGHVVVDVSDSVKVGIAAKKVLDTLGGLDILICNTGYAQAGTVENLDENVFRQLMDVNFFGHVNLAKAFQAHFSAQRSGDIVFVSSMLAILSVYGYSAYSASKFAIVGFAQAFRQEMLLHNVRVKLFLPPTTDTPGLSKENEDKPLLCKEIEMGSALNATHSVDTVAKALIDWLPTRKFFGYATWDSWLQYFLARHFPELTLKIADGELRSAQLRLSKK from the coding sequence ATGAATCAATCTCCGTTTCAAGGTAAGAAAATCTTTATCGCAGGCGGATCCGCCGGGATTGGAAAAGGACTTGCGAAGTCGTTTGCAAAGTTAGGGGCAAGTGTTATGATCGGCGCTAGAGGAGAATCGGCGCTATTGAAAACGCTCGAGGAATTGAAAGATTCCGGCAGCTCGTCTGCAATTTTCGGACATGTGGTTGTAGACGTTTCTGATTCTGTTAAAGTCGGTATCGCGGCTAAGAAGGTACTAGATACGCTAGGCGGACTCGACATTTTAATTTGCAATACCGGTTACGCCCAGGCCGGAACGGTTGAAAATTTGGACGAAAACGTATTTCGCCAACTAATGGACGTAAATTTTTTCGGACACGTTAATTTAGCAAAAGCGTTTCAAGCCCATTTCTCAGCCCAGCGCTCGGGTGACATCGTGTTCGTTTCTTCTATGCTCGCGATTCTATCAGTTTACGGGTATTCAGCCTACTCTGCAAGTAAATTTGCGATCGTAGGTTTTGCACAGGCTTTTAGACAAGAAATGCTGCTACATAACGTTCGAGTAAAACTTTTCTTACCTCCTACTACTGACACTCCCGGTCTGTCGAAGGAGAATGAAGATAAACCTTTGCTATGTAAAGAGATTGAAATGGGTTCCGCATTGAATGCCACTCATTCTGTGGATACTGTAGCTAAAGCTCTGATCGACTGGTTACCGACCAGGAAATTTTTCGGGTATGCTACTTGGGACTCTTGGCTTCAATATTTTCTGGCGAGACATTTTCCGGAGTTGACTCTCAAGATTGCGGATGGAGAGTTACGGTCCGCCCAATTGCGTCTTTCAAAAAAATAA
- a CDS encoding patatin-like phospholipase family protein — MNIKGKKIALVLGGGGALAAFEVGVIRWMKENNAHIVGCYGTSAGALNSALLSQDNYEGLEALWGSFSENNSFFKQWPLGIFQSYWKRAALNPAPLYKLIEKYTDPSKILKSGIRFGAIMTNMSLGTKESYILSKENLPEFKRVLEASSAVQSIFPPVQIKDYLYGDGGLTENVPLELAKNDVSNSKANSFVVVSCSKVLDPILPANANYFRYLIRTIDILLNDRERSGLDKLDSDTILIEPGKESGFFSILDTRQESIQKLINLGYDRAKTLFQSS, encoded by the coding sequence ATGAATATCAAAGGAAAGAAAATCGCTCTCGTTTTAGGAGGTGGAGGTGCATTGGCGGCTTTTGAAGTCGGCGTTATTCGATGGATGAAAGAAAATAATGCGCATATTGTCGGCTGTTACGGGACGTCGGCAGGAGCATTGAATTCCGCATTACTTTCTCAGGATAATTACGAAGGCCTTGAAGCGTTATGGGGATCGTTTTCAGAAAATAACTCATTTTTTAAGCAATGGCCTCTGGGAATATTTCAATCCTACTGGAAACGCGCCGCGTTAAATCCGGCTCCGCTATATAAATTAATCGAAAAGTATACGGATCCATCCAAGATATTAAAAAGCGGGATCCGCTTCGGTGCTATCATGACGAATATGTCTCTCGGCACCAAGGAATCGTACATTTTATCGAAAGAAAACTTGCCCGAATTTAAGAGAGTTCTTGAAGCTTCTTCGGCGGTTCAAAGTATTTTTCCTCCGGTTCAAATTAAAGATTATCTATATGGAGATGGAGGACTGACGGAAAACGTTCCTTTAGAGTTAGCAAAAAATGATGTCTCTAATTCAAAAGCGAATTCGTTCGTTGTCGTAAGTTGTAGTAAAGTTTTAGATCCGATTTTACCGGCAAACGCTAATTATTTTAGATATTTAATTAGGACGATCGATATATTGTTGAACGATCGGGAGAGGAGCGGTCTGGATAAACTTGACTCCGACACGATATTAATAGAGCCGGGAAAAGAATCCGGATTCTTCTCCATTTTAGATACTCGACAAGAGTCTATTCAGAAGTTGATCAATCTCGGATATGATCGAGCAAAGACGCTTTTTCAATCCTCCTAA
- a CDS encoding ABC transporter ATP-binding protein — protein sequence MNILELHDLSKSFGKLTVVSSLNLMVEEGEIFALIGPNGAGKTTTIKMLTTLLPPSSGEAFIGGFNLKTQTDQIRRIIGYVPQMVSVDGNLTGYENLMLFAKLYDLPRKEQKERVKDALHFMGLDSFGDVLIQKYSGGMVRRLEIAQATIHRPKLLFLDEPIVGLDPIGRNVVWEHILALRKKYATTIVMTTHLMDEAEKICTKIALMSRGKLAAIGSPAQLKESVGGSDKSLEEVFIHYAREDLNESDGNFHSVNLERKTARRLG from the coding sequence ATGAATATTTTAGAATTACACGATCTAAGCAAATCCTTCGGTAAATTAACGGTCGTCAGTTCGCTTAACCTAATGGTCGAGGAGGGGGAAATTTTCGCCCTGATTGGCCCGAATGGGGCAGGGAAGACTACAACGATTAAAATGTTGACCACTCTTCTTCCGCCAAGTTCGGGCGAGGCATTTATAGGAGGTTTTAATCTTAAAACCCAAACAGATCAAATCCGTAGAATAATCGGATATGTGCCTCAGATGGTTTCGGTGGATGGGAATTTAACAGGCTATGAGAATTTGATGCTATTCGCTAAGCTCTACGATCTTCCCCGAAAGGAACAGAAAGAAAGAGTTAAGGATGCGCTCCATTTTATGGGCTTAGATTCCTTTGGAGACGTTCTAATCCAAAAGTATTCAGGTGGGATGGTCCGAAGATTGGAAATTGCACAGGCAACAATTCATCGGCCTAAATTGTTGTTCCTTGACGAGCCGATCGTCGGATTGGATCCGATCGGGAGAAACGTTGTCTGGGAACATATATTAGCGCTCCGGAAGAAATACGCCACTACCATCGTAATGACGACCCATTTGATGGACGAAGCCGAGAAGATTTGCACGAAAATCGCGCTAATGTCTAGGGGAAAGTTGGCCGCAATCGGCTCGCCAGCCCAACTGAAAGAATCCGTCGGAGGTTCCGACAAATCATTGGAGGAAGTCTTTATACACTATGCCCGCGAAGATCTAAACGAGTCCGACGGAAATTTTCATTCGGTTAACTTGGAACGAAAAACTGCGAGAAGGCTAGGTTGA
- a CDS encoding helix-turn-helix domain-containing protein: MEFVHYSLKTMIYFGAGISFLYAFLEIVKRNSSSKLLVLVMFLTGSILIRYGWYSDSWQIENPYLFLFLHTSITLVGPLLYLYGSSRLQNSLDEIVGFRNFLTKYGVHFSLPFFFAIFEIFYFQKDPIELRNLVRQSAIQFHWDLIHFGTLIACIQVSIYSLFCLHIYHKISRRYEIYELKLVWIILLLPVVANSMIGPAFFLKNFLLFEIGTSCISLIVLMTFVLKERNPSFFEEISLAIQTAKYQNTNLLPKDIQQADERLKEILERQKFYRDNELRLTDLAAGLGLTLHQTSRYLNEIHKMSFYELINHYRVKEACRLLIANPSTSVLEIGFEVGFNSKSTFNSQFVKVTGMSPALYRKSFSQKE; the protein is encoded by the coding sequence ATGGAATTCGTTCACTATAGCTTAAAAACGATGATTTACTTCGGAGCGGGAATTTCATTTCTCTATGCCTTCCTCGAAATCGTTAAGCGAAATTCTTCGAGCAAATTGTTAGTTTTAGTGATGTTTCTGACCGGATCAATTCTCATTCGTTACGGTTGGTATTCCGATTCATGGCAGATAGAAAATCCGTATTTATTCCTATTCCTTCACACTAGTATAACTCTTGTCGGCCCCTTGCTTTATCTTTACGGGAGTTCTCGTCTCCAAAATTCCTTGGACGAAATCGTAGGTTTCCGGAATTTTTTAACCAAATACGGCGTTCATTTTTCTCTTCCCTTTTTCTTCGCTATCTTCGAAATTTTCTATTTTCAAAAGGATCCGATCGAATTACGAAATCTAGTTCGGCAGAGCGCCATTCAATTTCATTGGGATCTAATACATTTCGGGACGCTTATCGCCTGCATTCAAGTCTCAATCTATTCTCTATTTTGCCTACATATCTATCATAAGATAAGCCGTCGATATGAGATTTACGAGCTGAAATTGGTTTGGATTATTCTCCTCTTACCGGTGGTTGCTAACAGCATGATTGGCCCGGCTTTCTTTTTAAAGAATTTTCTTTTATTTGAAATCGGAACCTCTTGCATAAGCCTAATCGTTCTTATGACGTTCGTTTTGAAGGAGAGAAATCCTAGTTTTTTTGAAGAAATCAGTCTTGCCATTCAAACCGCCAAATACCAAAATACCAACCTTCTTCCGAAAGATATTCAGCAAGCCGACGAGAGGCTTAAGGAAATATTAGAGAGGCAAAAATTCTATCGAGACAACGAACTTCGCTTAACAGATTTAGCAGCCGGTTTAGGATTAACGCTTCATCAAACTTCTCGTTATTTGAACGAAATTCATAAAATGAGTTTTTACGAATTAATAAACCATTATAGAGTTAAAGAAGCCTGTAGGCTTTTAATCGCCAATCCTAGTACGTCGGTGCTGGAGATCGGTTTTGAAGTAGGTTTTAATTCCAAGTCTACCTTTAACTCTCAATTCGTAAAAGTGACCGGTATGTCTCCGGCATTATACAGAAAAAGCTTTTCACAAAAAGAATAA
- a CDS encoding ABC transporter permease: MINFINKTLIISELEIRKIIHDPSEIITRSVQPALWLLIFGQVFAKMPFLANRTDYLSFMTPGILAQSVLFVSIFSGIAIIWERDLGLIQKMLSTPTPRTAMVLGKAISAGFRTLPIVVIIYLLALILGVSIHWDIFKILGVLLFVFLGSIFFSTFSLIIACLVKTRERFMGIGQLLTMPLFFASNAIYPIEIMPDWLKVVSHVNPLTYVIDALRSLMLDFPSNFGVLVDFGVLFIASLLVVLIGGVLYKRVAV, encoded by the coding sequence ATGATTAACTTTATTAATAAAACATTAATTATTAGCGAGCTGGAAATAAGAAAAATTATACATGATCCGTCGGAGATCATAACAAGATCCGTTCAGCCTGCTCTTTGGTTGTTGATTTTCGGTCAAGTTTTTGCAAAAATGCCATTTTTAGCAAATCGAACGGATTATCTTTCTTTTATGACTCCTGGAATTCTCGCCCAGAGCGTTTTGTTCGTTTCGATTTTTTCGGGTATCGCAATAATTTGGGAGAGAGATCTCGGGCTCATCCAAAAGATGCTTAGCACTCCGACTCCGAGAACCGCCATGGTTTTGGGAAAAGCGATCTCAGCCGGATTCCGTACGCTCCCGATCGTAGTCATTATCTACCTTTTAGCGTTAATCTTAGGAGTATCGATTCATTGGGACATTTTTAAGATCTTAGGCGTCTTACTATTCGTCTTTCTTGGCTCTATATTCTTTTCCACTTTTTCCTTAATCATCGCTTGCTTAGTTAAGACTCGGGAAAGGTTCATGGGAATAGGTCAATTGTTGACTATGCCGCTATTCTTTGCGAGCAACGCTATCTACCCGATCGAAATCATGCCCGATTGGCTTAAGGTTGTCTCCCATGTAAATCCCCTCACGTACGTGATAGACGCGCTTCGTTCGTTAATGCTGGACTTCCCCTCAAACTTCGGAGTATTAGTAGATTTCGGAGTCTTATTTATCGCGTCGCTTTTGGTCGTTCTTATCGGTGGAGTTTTATATAAAAGAGTGGCAGTGTAG